A genomic region of Serratia fonticola contains the following coding sequences:
- the gntT gene encoding gluconate transporter yields the protein MPLVIVAVGVVMLLLLMIRFKLNGFISLILVALAVGVMQGMPVDKVIGSIKAGVGGTLGGLALIMGFGAMLGKLLADCGGAQRIATTLIDKFGKQHIQWAVVLTGFTVGFALFYEVGFVLLLPLVFTIAASARIPLLYIGVPMAAALSVTHGFLPPHPGPTAIATIFHADMGKTLLYGTLLAIPTVILAGPVYARFLKGIDKPVPVGLYNPKTFTEEEMPGFGVSVATALVPVILMALRAVAEMVLPKGHVILPYAEFFGDPVMATLIAVLIAIFTFGLNRGRTMDEVMGTISDSIKIIAMMLLIIGGGGAFKQVLVDSGVEQYIASMMHGSNVSPILMAWSIAAILRIALGSATVAAITAGGIVAPLIATTGASPELMVIAVGSGSVIFSHVNDPGFWLFKEYFNLTIMETIKSWSMLETIISVCGLIGCLLLAMVI from the coding sequence ATGCCATTAGTGATTGTTGCCGTCGGCGTAGTCATGCTACTGCTGCTGATGATCCGCTTTAAACTGAACGGCTTTATCTCGCTTATTCTGGTCGCGCTCGCGGTCGGCGTCATGCAAGGCATGCCAGTAGATAAAGTCATCGGTTCTATCAAGGCCGGTGTTGGCGGCACGCTGGGTGGTCTGGCGCTGATCATGGGCTTTGGTGCCATGCTGGGTAAGCTGCTGGCGGATTGTGGTGGTGCACAGCGTATTGCTACCACATTGATCGACAAATTCGGTAAACAGCATATTCAATGGGCGGTCGTGCTCACGGGGTTCACCGTCGGCTTTGCGCTGTTCTATGAAGTGGGCTTTGTGCTGCTGCTGCCGCTAGTCTTTACTATCGCGGCTTCTGCTCGTATTCCATTGTTGTACATCGGTGTTCCGATGGCTGCGGCGCTGTCCGTAACCCATGGTTTCCTGCCGCCGCACCCAGGCCCAACCGCTATCGCGACCATTTTCCATGCGGATATGGGTAAAACTCTGCTGTACGGTACCTTGCTGGCTATCCCAACCGTAATCCTGGCAGGCCCGGTATATGCTCGTTTCCTGAAAGGTATCGATAAGCCAGTTCCTGTCGGTTTATACAACCCAAAGACCTTTACTGAAGAAGAGATGCCAGGGTTTGGCGTCAGCGTGGCGACCGCACTGGTGCCGGTGATCCTGATGGCGCTGCGTGCTGTGGCGGAAATGGTATTGCCAAAAGGCCACGTGATCCTGCCTTACGCCGAGTTCTTTGGTGACCCGGTGATGGCAACGCTGATTGCGGTATTGATTGCTATCTTTACCTTTGGTCTGAACCGCGGGCGCACCATGGATGAAGTGATGGGGACCATCAGTGACTCCATCAAAATCATTGCCATGATGCTGCTGATTATCGGTGGTGGCGGTGCTTTCAAACAGGTGCTCGTCGACAGTGGCGTAGAGCAGTATATCGCCAGTATGATGCATGGCAGCAACGTTTCACCGATCCTGATGGCCTGGTCGATTGCCGCAATTTTGCGTATTGCCCTGGGGTCTGCCACCGTGGCTGCCATCACTGCGGGCGGTATCGTCGCCCCGCTGATCGCCACGACCGGTGCCAGCCCGGAGCTGATGGTTATTGCCGTTGGTTCTGGTAGCGTGATTTTCTCTCACGTTAACGATCCTGGTTTCTGGCTATTCAAGGAGTATTTCAACCTGACCATTATGGAAACCATCAAATCCTGGTCGATGTTGGAAACCATCATTTCCGTCTGTGGCCTGATTGGCTGTCTGTTGTTGGCAATGGTGATTTAA
- a CDS encoding YhgN family NAAT transporter: MTEMISATVLLFLIMDPLGNLPIFMSVLKHLEPRRRRVVLIRELLIALLLMLIFLFAGERILAFLNLRTETVSISGGIILFLIAIKMIFPSQEGGSSGLSAGEEPFLVPLAIPLVAGPSILATLMLLSHQYPNQLSHLVGALLIAWGLSAAILLMSNLFLRLLGSKGVSALERLMGLILVMLSTQMFLDGIRAYLKL, encoded by the coding sequence ATGACAGAAATGATTTCGGCAACGGTGTTGCTGTTTTTAATCATGGACCCACTGGGTAATCTGCCGATTTTCATGTCGGTACTTAAACACCTGGAACCCCGCCGTCGACGGGTGGTGCTGATCCGCGAATTGCTGATCGCCCTGTTGCTGATGCTGATATTCCTGTTCGCCGGCGAACGTATTTTGGCGTTTCTTAACCTGCGCACCGAAACCGTGTCGATCTCCGGCGGGATTATCCTGTTTCTGATCGCCATCAAGATGATTTTCCCTTCTCAGGAAGGGGGCAGTAGCGGCCTCTCCGCAGGTGAAGAACCTTTCCTGGTGCCACTCGCCATTCCGTTGGTGGCCGGGCCCTCGATTCTGGCGACGCTGATGTTACTGTCACACCAGTATCCGAACCAGCTGTCACATTTGGTGGGGGCATTGCTGATCGCCTGGGGTTTATCTGCAGCGATCCTGTTGATGTCGAACCTGTTCCTGCGTTTGCTGGGTAGCAAAGGTGTGAGCGCATTGGAAAGATTGATGGGATTGATTCTGGTGATGCTCTCCACCCAGATGTTCCTGGACGGTATTCGTGCCTATCTGAAACTGTAG
- the asd gene encoding aspartate-semialdehyde dehydrogenase, which produces MKNVGFIGWRGMVGSVLMQRMTQERDFDAIRPVFFSTSQHGAAAPDFGGQTSTLQDAYDIEALSALDIIITCQGGDYTSEIYPKLREAGWQGYWIDAASSLRMKDDAIIILDPVNQAVIQEGLNKGIKTFVGGNCTVSLMLMSLGGLFANNLVEWASVATYQAASGGGARHMRELLIQMGMLHADVAKELQDPASAILEIERKVTQATRSGKLPTDNFGVPLAGSLIPWIDKQLDNGQSREEWKGQAETNKILNTSSIIPVDGLCVRVGALRCHSQAFTLKLKKDVPLTEIEQLLATHNDWVRVIPNDRELTMRELTPAAVTGTLNTPVGRLRKLNMGPEYLSAFTVGDQLLWGAAEPLRRMLRILL; this is translated from the coding sequence ATGAAAAACGTAGGTTTCATTGGTTGGCGTGGTATGGTCGGCTCCGTACTCATGCAGCGCATGACGCAAGAGCGCGATTTTGACGCCATTCGCCCGGTATTCTTCTCGACTTCTCAGCATGGTGCTGCCGCTCCGGATTTCGGTGGCCAGACAAGCACGCTGCAGGATGCATATGATATTGAAGCTTTGAGCGCGCTGGATATCATTATTACCTGCCAGGGCGGCGATTACACCAGTGAAATCTATCCAAAGCTGCGTGAGGCCGGTTGGCAGGGTTACTGGATTGATGCGGCGTCCTCGCTGCGTATGAAAGATGACGCCATCATTATCCTCGATCCGGTCAATCAGGCGGTGATTCAGGAAGGGCTGAACAAAGGGATAAAGACCTTTGTTGGCGGTAACTGCACCGTGAGCCTGATGTTGATGTCGCTGGGCGGTCTGTTTGCCAACAACCTGGTGGAGTGGGCGTCTGTTGCCACCTATCAGGCGGCATCCGGTGGCGGTGCGCGCCATATGCGTGAACTGCTGATCCAGATGGGCATGTTGCATGCCGATGTAGCGAAAGAACTGCAGGATCCGGCCTCGGCAATCCTGGAGATCGAACGTAAAGTCACACAAGCTACCCGCTCAGGTAAATTGCCAACGGATAACTTTGGCGTTCCTTTGGCGGGCAGTCTGATCCCGTGGATTGACAAGCAACTCGATAACGGCCAGAGCCGCGAGGAGTGGAAAGGCCAGGCGGAAACCAACAAGATCCTCAACACCTCCAGCATTATCCCGGTTGACGGATTGTGTGTGCGCGTTGGTGCGCTGCGCTGCCATAGTCAGGCATTTACCCTGAAACTGAAGAAAGATGTGCCGCTGACGGAGATCGAGCAACTGTTGGCAACCCACAACGACTGGGTGCGCGTGATCCCGAATGACCGTGAACTGACCATGCGTGAACTGACGCCTGCTGCGGTAACGGGCACGCTCAACACGCCAGTTGGCCGTCTGCGCAAGCTGAATATGGGGCCGGAATATCTTTCCGCGTTCACCGTGGGCGATCAGTTGTTGTGGGGCGCGGCAGAACCGCTGCGCCGCATGCTGCGTATTCTGCTCTAA
- the glgB gene encoding 1,4-alpha-glucan branching protein GlgB yields MSVLPERDVINQIISGHYADPFSLLGMHVTERGLQICALLPDAGAVWLIESKTGRRLVQLDCDDARGFFSAIVPRRKNPFRYQLEVSWCDHQQRLEDPYRFGTLLQDIDSWLLAEGTHLRPYERLGAHPGVLDEVEGVSFAVWAPNAQRVSVVGEFNFWDGRRHPMRLRRENGIWELFLPAVKSGQLYKYEIIDCYGNVQLKADPYAFEAQMRPETASLIAPLPAVVESSPERRRANDFDRPISIYEVHLGSWRRHTDNNFWLSYQELAEQLIPYVKEMGFTHIELLPINEHPFDGSWGYQPLGLYAPTRRFGTPAEFKAFVAAAHEAGINVILDWVPGHFPSDAHGLANFDGTALYEYADPREGFHQDWNTLIYNYGRHEVRNYLAGNAFYWLERFGIDGLRVDAVASMIYRDYSRADGEWVPNYYGGNENLEAISFLRYTNQTLGKERPGAVTLAEESTDYPGVTLPPDANGLGFHYKWDLGWMHDTLNYMKCDPVHRKYHHNLMTFGMLYAYTENFVLPISHDEVVHGKRSILDRMPGDAWQKFANLRAYYGFMWAHPGKKLLFMGCEFAQGREWNFDTSLDWHLLEGLDGWHHGVQRLVRDLNHCYQQNAPLYERDYRPDGFEWLVVDDHDNSVFAFARYDSQGNELIAISNFTPVPRSHYRIGISRAGEYQEILNTDSHHYHGSNAGNQGRVISEPLGSHGREHSISVMVPPLATVYLRREV; encoded by the coding sequence ATGTCTGTACTTCCCGAACGTGACGTGATTAATCAAATAATCTCTGGTCACTATGCCGATCCTTTTTCACTGCTTGGCATGCATGTTACCGAGCGCGGGCTGCAGATCTGTGCGCTGTTGCCAGATGCTGGTGCCGTGTGGCTTATAGAGAGTAAGACCGGTAGACGCCTGGTACAGCTCGATTGCGACGATGCTCGTGGTTTTTTTAGTGCTATTGTGCCGCGTCGAAAGAATCCCTTTCGTTATCAGCTAGAAGTCAGTTGGTGTGATCACCAACAACGCCTTGAAGACCCTTATCGCTTTGGTACTTTGCTGCAGGATATCGACAGCTGGTTGCTGGCTGAAGGAACCCATTTGCGGCCTTATGAGCGGTTGGGAGCGCATCCTGGCGTGCTTGATGAGGTGGAAGGTGTCAGCTTTGCCGTTTGGGCTCCGAATGCACAGCGTGTTTCTGTCGTGGGAGAGTTCAACTTCTGGGATGGACGAAGGCACCCGATGCGTTTACGTCGGGAAAATGGCATTTGGGAGCTGTTTTTACCGGCAGTAAAATCCGGGCAGCTGTATAAATACGAAATTATTGATTGCTACGGCAATGTTCAGTTGAAAGCCGATCCTTATGCCTTCGAAGCCCAGATGCGGCCAGAAACGGCATCCCTGATTGCTCCGTTGCCGGCCGTAGTTGAATCTTCCCCTGAAAGGCGAAGGGCTAATGATTTTGATCGCCCGATCTCCATCTATGAAGTGCACCTCGGCTCCTGGCGGCGCCACACCGACAATAATTTCTGGCTGAGCTATCAAGAATTGGCCGAGCAGTTGATCCCCTATGTCAAAGAGATGGGCTTCACCCATATTGAATTGTTACCGATCAACGAACATCCGTTCGACGGCAGTTGGGGTTACCAGCCGCTAGGATTGTATGCGCCAACGCGCCGTTTTGGCACGCCGGCAGAGTTCAAAGCTTTTGTGGCCGCTGCCCATGAAGCGGGAATTAACGTGATCCTTGACTGGGTACCGGGGCACTTCCCCAGTGATGCCCACGGCTTGGCGAACTTCGACGGTACCGCACTGTACGAGTATGCCGATCCCCGTGAAGGCTTCCATCAGGACTGGAACACCCTGATCTACAATTATGGTCGCCATGAGGTACGTAACTACCTGGCAGGTAATGCGTTTTACTGGCTTGAGCGCTTTGGTATCGACGGTCTGCGCGTCGATGCGGTGGCGTCGATGATTTATCGCGACTACAGCCGTGCCGACGGTGAGTGGGTGCCGAACTACTATGGCGGTAATGAGAACCTGGAGGCGATCTCTTTTCTGCGTTACACCAACCAGACGCTGGGTAAAGAACGGCCAGGGGCCGTGACATTGGCAGAGGAGTCGACCGATTATCCAGGGGTCACGCTGCCGCCGGATGCCAATGGCTTAGGGTTTCATTACAAATGGGATCTGGGCTGGATGCACGACACGCTAAACTATATGAAGTGCGATCCGGTACACCGTAAATACCATCACAATCTGATGACCTTCGGTATGCTCTATGCGTATACCGAAAACTTCGTGTTGCCGATTTCTCATGACGAAGTCGTGCATGGCAAACGCTCTATTCTGGATCGGATGCCGGGCGATGCCTGGCAGAAATTTGCCAACCTGCGGGCGTATTACGGTTTCATGTGGGCACATCCGGGCAAGAAACTGTTATTTATGGGCTGTGAGTTTGCTCAGGGCCGTGAATGGAACTTCGATACCAGCCTGGATTGGCACCTGCTGGAAGGATTGGATGGTTGGCACCATGGCGTACAACGACTGGTGCGCGACCTTAACCATTGCTATCAGCAAAACGCACCGCTGTATGAGCGTGACTATCGCCCCGACGGTTTTGAGTGGTTGGTCGTGGACGATCATGACAATTCGGTGTTTGCCTTTGCGCGTTATGACTCGCAGGGGAATGAGCTGATCGCCATCAGTAATTTCACTCCGGTGCCACGTTCCCATTACCGCATCGGCATTTCCCGCGCGGGTGAGTATCAGGAAATCCTCAATACCGACTCGCATCATTATCACGGCAGCAATGCAGGTAATCAGGGGCGAGTCATTTCGGAACCGCTAGGCAGCCATGGCCGTGAACACTCGATCAGTGTGATGGTGCCACCGTTGGCAACGGTTTACCTGCGGCGGGAGGTTTAA
- the glgX gene encoding glycogen debranching protein GlgX, which produces MTELTPGFSAPLGACYDGNGINFTLFSSHATQVELCLFDAQHRETRLPLPARSGDIWHGYLPGGVPGQRYGFRVHGPFEPQKGLRFNANKLLLDPAARAVEGPVADHLHLHGGYDQPDPQDSALLMPKCVVIDESYDWEDDRPPATPWRQTVIYEAHVRGLTLLHPEIPAVLRGSFAALGHPVMIAYFKRLGITALELLPVQQHTTEPRLQRLGLINYWGYNVLAPYAPDNRYSSLRTGMTPLHEFRDAVKALHKAGIEVILDVVFNHSAELDVDGPTLSLRGIDNASYYWLTPEGDYDNATGCGNTLRLDQPAGVAWVMDCLRFWVRVCHVDGFRFDLGTVLGRTPAFDRDAPLFQAMLADDALGRCKLIAEPWDIGPGGYQVGAFPGRFAEWNDHFRDDIRRFWLHNDRSLGQFAQRFAASSEVFNQRGRAPYASINMLTAHDGFTLQDVVSFNEKHNQPNGEGNRDGSDRNFSFNHGIEGLIASDNVLQHRQASQRVLLATLLLAQGTPMLLAGDEQGHSQQGNNNAYCQDNETTWLDWAKADDSLIEYTAALIRLRQQIPALQGECWWQEGDGNVQWLNAQGQPLSAHEWEQGDRLMQVRLSQRWLLVINATQQAVEMTLPEGDWQVVAPFTQEDSRTVLPVWCQAAHSLCVLVEKN; this is translated from the coding sequence ATGACAGAGCTGACGCCAGGCTTCTCCGCGCCTTTAGGGGCTTGTTATGACGGCAATGGCATCAACTTTACCCTGTTTTCCTCACATGCAACGCAGGTGGAACTGTGCCTGTTTGATGCACAGCACCGTGAAACACGGTTACCGCTGCCTGCTCGCAGTGGTGATATCTGGCACGGTTATCTGCCGGGAGGTGTTCCAGGGCAGCGTTATGGCTTTCGCGTACATGGCCCGTTTGAGCCGCAAAAGGGATTACGCTTTAACGCCAATAAACTGCTGCTTGATCCGGCGGCTCGGGCGGTAGAGGGCCCGGTTGCCGATCACCTGCATCTGCATGGAGGATACGACCAGCCAGATCCTCAGGATAGCGCCCTACTGATGCCAAAATGTGTGGTGATCGACGAAAGCTATGACTGGGAAGACGATCGCCCTCCGGCAACACCCTGGCGCCAGACCGTTATCTACGAAGCCCATGTGCGTGGGCTGACGTTGCTACACCCCGAGATCCCTGCCGTATTGCGCGGCAGTTTTGCCGCATTAGGTCATCCCGTCATGATTGCCTATTTCAAGCGATTAGGGATTACCGCGCTTGAGTTGTTGCCGGTTCAGCAGCACACGACAGAGCCGCGTTTGCAGCGGCTGGGGTTGATCAATTATTGGGGATACAACGTGCTGGCGCCGTATGCGCCAGACAATCGTTATTCCAGTTTACGTACTGGGATGACGCCATTGCATGAATTTCGTGATGCGGTAAAAGCGCTCCACAAAGCCGGGATCGAAGTGATCCTGGATGTGGTCTTCAACCACAGCGCAGAGTTGGATGTTGATGGGCCGACGTTATCGCTGCGTGGGATCGATAATGCGAGTTACTACTGGCTAACGCCTGAAGGTGACTACGATAACGCCACTGGCTGCGGCAATACGCTGCGGTTGGATCAGCCAGCAGGTGTGGCGTGGGTAATGGATTGCCTGCGTTTTTGGGTGCGGGTTTGCCATGTCGATGGTTTCCGTTTCGATCTTGGCACCGTGTTGGGCCGTACCCCGGCGTTTGACCGTGATGCACCGCTGTTTCAGGCGATGCTGGCGGACGATGCGCTGGGGCGCTGCAAGCTGATCGCTGAACCTTGGGATATTGGCCCTGGGGGCTATCAGGTTGGCGCATTTCCTGGTCGTTTTGCTGAGTGGAATGACCATTTCCGTGATGATATTCGCCGTTTCTGGCTGCATAACGACCGGTCACTTGGCCAATTTGCTCAGCGTTTTGCGGCCTCCAGCGAAGTGTTCAACCAACGTGGGCGCGCACCCTATGCCAGCATCAATATGCTGACTGCTCACGACGGTTTTACCCTGCAGGATGTGGTGAGCTTCAACGAGAAGCATAACCAGCCAAATGGAGAAGGAAATCGCGATGGAAGTGACCGTAACTTTAGCTTTAATCACGGGATTGAAGGTCTGATTGCCAGCGATAATGTTTTACAACATCGCCAGGCCAGTCAGCGGGTGCTACTTGCCACGCTGCTCCTGGCACAAGGAACACCGATGCTGTTGGCCGGTGATGAACAGGGACATAGTCAGCAAGGCAACAACAATGCTTACTGTCAGGATAACGAAACCACCTGGCTCGACTGGGCCAAGGCGGATGACTCACTCATTGAATACACTGCCGCGCTGATCCGCTTGCGCCAGCAAATCCCCGCCCTGCAGGGAGAGTGCTGGTGGCAGGAGGGTGACGGTAACGTGCAGTGGTTGAATGCGCAGGGGCAACCGCTCAGCGCACATGAGTGGGAACAGGGCGATCGGCTCATGCAGGTCCGCCTTTCGCAACGCTGGTTGTTGGTGATCAATGCTACGCAGCAAGCCGTTGAGATGACGTTACCCGAGGGTGATTGGCAGGTTGTCGCCCCCTTTACTCAGGAAGATTCGCGGACGGTTCTACCCGTCTGGTGCCAGGCTGCGCATTCTCTTTGCGTGCTGGTAGAGAAAAATTAA
- the glgC gene encoding glucose-1-phosphate adenylyltransferase, whose translation MVRFENKDPLMLARQLPNKSVALILAGGRGSRLKDLTSTRAKPAVHFGGKFRIIDFAMSNCLNSGIRRMGVITQYHSHTLVQHIQRGWSFLNEEMNEFVDLLPAQQRLSTEHWYKGTADAVYQNLDIIRRYEAEYVVILAGDHIYKMDYSRMLIDHVEKGAQCTVACIPVPRKEASEFGVMKVDENDLILEFLEKPADPPGMPGNPDMSLASMGIYIFNANYLYQLLEEDMSTPGSSHDFGKDLIPKITAQKSAWAHPFTISCVTSNADLPPYWRDVGTLEAYWRANLDLASVTPELDMYDRAWPIRTYMEPLPPAKFVQDRSGSHGMTMNSLVAGGCIVSGSVVVHSVLFSRVRVNSFCTIDSSVLLPDVNVGRSCRLRRCIIDRACHIPEGMVIGENADEDSKRFYRSEEGIVLVTREMLSKL comes from the coding sequence ATGGTTAGGTTTGAAAATAAAGACCCCCTGATGTTGGCGCGCCAACTGCCGAATAAATCCGTTGCCTTGATTCTGGCGGGGGGCCGTGGCTCGCGTTTGAAAGATTTAACGTCTACCCGTGCGAAGCCGGCCGTGCATTTTGGTGGCAAGTTCCGCATCATTGATTTTGCCATGTCGAATTGCCTGAATTCAGGGATCCGCCGTATGGGGGTGATCACTCAATATCATTCTCATACGTTGGTGCAGCATATTCAACGCGGTTGGTCGTTTCTTAACGAAGAGATGAACGAATTTGTCGACCTGCTGCCAGCTCAGCAACGTCTCAGCACCGAGCATTGGTACAAAGGTACCGCAGACGCAGTTTATCAGAACCTCGATATTATCCGCCGCTATGAGGCGGAATATGTCGTGATCCTGGCGGGTGACCATATTTATAAAATGGATTACTCGCGCATGCTGATCGACCATGTGGAGAAAGGGGCGCAATGTACGGTGGCCTGTATTCCGGTGCCACGTAAGGAAGCCAGCGAGTTTGGGGTCATGAAGGTGGATGAGAATGACCTGATCCTGGAGTTTCTTGAGAAACCCGCCGATCCTCCTGGCATGCCCGGTAATCCGGATATGTCACTGGCCAGCATGGGAATTTATATTTTCAATGCCAACTACCTGTATCAGTTGCTTGAAGAAGATATGTCAACGCCGGGCTCCAGCCATGATTTCGGTAAGGATCTGATCCCTAAAATTACGGCGCAAAAGTCCGCCTGGGCTCATCCGTTTACGATTTCCTGCGTGACTTCAAACGCGGATCTTCCTCCGTATTGGCGTGATGTCGGTACGCTAGAGGCTTACTGGCGCGCCAACCTCGATCTGGCTTCGGTCACGCCTGAGCTGGATATGTATGACCGCGCCTGGCCGATCCGCACCTATATGGAACCCTTGCCGCCGGCCAAATTTGTACAGGATCGTTCCGGCAGCCACGGGATGACCATGAATTCGCTGGTGGCTGGTGGATGTATTGTGTCTGGTTCGGTGGTGGTGCATTCAGTGCTGTTCTCGCGGGTGCGAGTGAACTCCTTTTGTACCATCGACTCTTCAGTATTACTGCCTGATGTTAACGTTGGCCGCTCTTGCCGCCTGCGTCGCTGCATCATCGATCGCGCCTGCCACATCCCAGAAGGGATGGTGATTGGCGAAAATGCCGATGAAGACAGCAAGCGTTTTTATCGTTCGGAAGAAGGCATTGTGCTGGTCACGCGTGAAATGCTGTCAAAACTGTAA
- the glgA gene encoding glycogen synthase GlgA produces the protein MQVLHVCSEMFPLLKTGGLADVVGALPAAQIAEGVDVRVLLPAFPDVRNGIPDTVLVAEIDSFAGRVGLRYGTYHGVGIYLIDAPWLYDRPGSPYHDQSMYAYPDNHRRFALLGWMACELAKGLDHYWRPKLVHAHDWHAGLACAYLAANGHPARSIFTVHNLAYQGLFSAHHMQELWLPPSFLNIYGLEFYGQMSFLKAGLYYADHITTVSPTYAREITRPEFGYGMEGLLQERQRQGRLSGILNGVDDKIWDPSRDARLPTRYDADNLKNKAKNKVHLQKAMGLQVDESLPLFAVVSRLTNQKGLDLVLGALPALLEQGGQLALLGAGDAVLQQAFLAAAADYPEQVGVQIGYHEAFSHRIIAGADVILVPSRFEPCGLTQLYGLKYGTLPLVRRTGGLADTVVDCALENLADGTASGFVFDDCDAVALGNAIRRALVLWSRPRHWHHVQRHAMSLDFGWQVAAKEYLSLYQRLL, from the coding sequence ATGCAGGTTTTACACGTATGTTCTGAAATGTTCCCTTTGCTGAAAACCGGTGGGTTAGCAGATGTGGTTGGCGCATTACCGGCGGCACAGATTGCTGAGGGAGTGGACGTTCGGGTGCTGTTACCGGCTTTTCCTGATGTACGTAATGGCATCCCGGATACCGTGCTGGTTGCGGAGATTGACTCTTTTGCCGGGCGAGTAGGCTTACGCTACGGGACTTATCATGGCGTGGGGATATACCTGATTGATGCCCCATGGTTGTATGACCGACCCGGCAGCCCATACCACGATCAGTCAATGTACGCCTATCCTGACAACCATCGCCGCTTTGCCCTATTAGGCTGGATGGCGTGTGAGTTGGCGAAAGGGCTGGATCATTACTGGCGACCTAAACTGGTACATGCCCATGACTGGCATGCGGGGTTGGCCTGTGCTTATCTGGCGGCTAATGGACACCCGGCTCGCTCGATCTTCACCGTACACAACTTGGCCTATCAGGGGCTGTTTTCTGCCCATCATATGCAGGAGCTGTGGCTGCCACCGTCGTTCTTGAATATCTATGGCCTGGAGTTTTATGGGCAGATGTCCTTTCTTAAGGCTGGCCTGTATTATGCCGATCATATCACCACCGTCAGCCCGACCTATGCGCGTGAAATCACGCGGCCAGAATTCGGGTATGGTATGGAAGGATTACTGCAGGAGCGCCAGCGGCAGGGCAGGTTGAGCGGTATTCTTAATGGCGTCGATGACAAAATCTGGGATCCTTCGCGCGATGCGCGCCTGCCGACCCGTTACGATGCCGATAACCTGAAAAACAAAGCCAAGAACAAGGTCCATCTGCAAAAAGCCATGGGGCTGCAGGTGGATGAATCCTTACCGTTGTTTGCCGTTGTCAGCCGCCTGACCAATCAGAAAGGATTGGATCTGGTGCTGGGCGCATTGCCAGCCTTGCTGGAACAAGGGGGCCAGTTGGCGCTGCTGGGGGCCGGTGACGCAGTATTGCAGCAGGCTTTCCTGGCCGCTGCAGCGGATTATCCGGAACAGGTCGGCGTGCAGATTGGCTACCATGAAGCTTTCTCTCACCGCATTATCGCCGGTGCTGATGTGATTCTGGTGCCTAGCCGTTTTGAACCTTGTGGGTTAACGCAGCTTTATGGTTTGAAATACGGCACGTTGCCGCTGGTACGCCGCACTGGTGGGTTGGCTGATACGGTGGTGGACTGCGCATTGGAGAATCTGGCGGACGGCACCGCCAGCGGGTTTGTGTTTGATGATTGTGATGCTGTTGCCCTGGGTAATGCCATTCGGCGAGCATTGGTGCTGTGGAGCAGGCCGAGACATTGGCATCATGTACAACGCCACGCCATGAGTCTAGATTTTGGCTGGCAAGTGGCGGCAAAGGAATATCTGTCGCTTTATCAACGCTTGTTGTAA